A single genomic interval of Carassius auratus strain Wakin chromosome 30, ASM336829v1, whole genome shotgun sequence harbors:
- the LOC113050061 gene encoding transmembrane protein 136-like: MISVLLNFNPDADRKLKYFLHNCECLNNISSFSAEMPLMIVETSCSLIGWLFLYVLLCHWNRERDCEWNCRLVTLIHGILIVCVTAYISFIAGPWPFTHPGTENTSLQILALVLSLGYFLFDMAWCVYFHTEGSVMLAHHTMSILGLVLALGLGESGIETCAVLFGSEITNPLLQARWFLKRMGRYDSLAGDVVDLLFILLFASVRIGVGSRLLYCELASPKPLLIVKVGGVAIYTLSWIFMIDIARFACKKTRTKYRRWKEHKLDEANGHVVKVK, translated from the exons atgatttcaGTTTTATTGAACTTTAACCCTGATGCAGAcagaaaattgaaatattttctgCACAACTGTGAATGTCTTAATAATATTTCGTCTTTCAGTGCAGAGATGCCTTTGATGATTGTGGAGACGAGCTGCAGTCTGATTGGCTGGCTCTTTCTGTATGTGCTGCTGTGTCACTGGAACAGGGAAAGAGATTGTGAGTGGAACTGCAGGCTGGTAACTTTGATCCACGGCATCCTGATCGTCTGTGTGACAGCCTACATTAGCTTCATTGCTGGGCCGTGGCCTTTCACACACCCAG GCACTGAAAACACATCTCTCCAGATCCTGGCTCTTGTTCTCAGTTTAGGTTACTTCCTCTTTGACATGGCTTGGTGTGTGTATTTCCACACTGAGGGTTCGGTGATGCTGGCCCACCACACGATGAGCATCCTCGGGTTGGTGCTGGCACTAGGGCTGGGCGAGTCGGGCATCGAGACCTGCGCTGTCCTCTTCGGCAGCGAGATCACCAACCCGCTCCTGCAGGCCCGCTGGTTCCTCAAGCGCATGGGCCGCTATGACAGTTTAGCCGGAGATGTGGTGGACCTGCTCTTCATTCTTCTGTTTGCCTCTGTGAGGATTGGTGTGGGGAGTAGACTGCTTTATTGTGAATTAGCCTCTCCGAAGCCATTGCTTATAGTGAAAGTTGGTGGGGTGGCTATTTACACTCTCTCCTGGATCTTCATGATAGACATTGCACGTTTCGCCTGCAAGAAAACTCGCACCAAATACAGACGATGGAAGGAACACAAGCTGGATGAAGCTAATGGACACGTTGTTAAAGTGAAATAG